The Ictalurus furcatus strain D&B chromosome 12, Billie_1.0, whole genome shotgun sequence nucleotide sequence GTGCGAGCCAGTGCAGGAGAGTGCCAGAGCCGAGCATTGAGCTGGAGAAGACGGGACTGCAATAGGAGAACTAGACCGTAATTCTCTATCAAGAGGACCTACGCTCGGGAACAACGATCTGCAtatgcacacccacacacgacACACAACACCCcgacacatcaacacaccaatcCCACGCTACTCCACGATAGACGGTCTTAAGTGGTATCTAGTAGCCTGTGAAATCACAGACATGTAGTTTTTGGAGAAAACGTTGACGAGACGGAAACTGTACTCTTAGGAGGACTGAACTTCACTAGTGCGTACTATATAGCCACGTGACCAGGACGGAGGTTTGACGACGTGACTTTGCTACCTCACCTCTTACACCCCAAAGCTCCCTGACCACAGACTACTGTTGCAGActagacacaaatcattagaTGTCGACCTGCATATTCACTCTCACATAGAAACCTATTCCTAATCCTGCACCCTTCTCCTGGTACAGGTGGTATCTGTTAGTAAGCCCTGTCATGgaaataaactcacaaatcaCTGGGACCTTTCCTGACAACACTGGGGGTCCGGGGGTAGACTCTTAAGCTGGAGAGATAAACCAAATCGCGAAATTGAAGTTTACTGGGTGGAAGACTTAATGATCAATCACGCCAATCACATCgttgcagcagaaagagtgcatgacacacacacttttacccaaatttggtatttagctgatcgTGGTGACCGGACTAAGTGCCGAAGGCAACATGATTTCTATAGTTCCCACACAAGCCCGCGAAGTTCCTCagtagactattgctgcagattggGCGACAATCAGTAGTTAAAGCCCGTATGCCAAGATATTGGCCGCCTCTGTATCGCCTTTCGTCAGGAGAATCATTGCCAACAGTGCTAACCACACAACGTCACAGATCCCCCCGTCACGCAGACACATGATGTTTATTCTTTCATTGAACACATGCTGTCTGCGATACGCAACCCTCCACAGACTAGCGGGGtggggtttgattggctgaactcagtACTCGGGGGGGTGGGGCTCGTGGATATTAACCGTCTGTCAACCAATAGGCGCAATAATTCTTCTCGTCTTGCTCATCTTGCCTTATACTGTTTCTCTCATTCGGAGCAGTCTCTCagtttcattctcatcagaggataacacCTAAGAagttcatgtcatgtcactgagatcagtacagaatgtttatctgcttacagagacacaaacctgttcttctgttcaaggttcgtctgtaCATCTTAGACTCTGAAACAAatcctgtttgaactgcctcatcggtacacagaagtgtgtcatgctctgtgcttcatatatatagtagtggttcagcacaagcacttcagagcgctctcattaatCTATCccgtattaaccatctttctgtaatattgGGTGATTtagctgcgtctctcctcctgtaaacactgttattgccttttctgcatacgcctgaattgtttgcatattgttatctcatatttatttttacttatcctttATTTTGGGTGcaattttattgatattttgcttctacgagatgatgcactttaaggaccagtctaatttgatgtaaagatttgtacattaacaggaatgtagcacaacatggaggtgaaagcagcggtctgtttatttaaatgtgaaagcgCGATAAAAACGCTGTCCCTAAAAATCGAGGAATAATCGTGATTTCAATAtcgatcaaaataatcgtgattatcatgttgaccataatcgtgcagccctactacAAAGGGTGTGATAAAAGGCGTAGgcaccctacatagtgcactaatTGTCCAATAAggacctttttaaaaaacaacaaacaaacaacaactcgAGTTACAAATGCCCAAAAGTATACTTTTATAAAgctttaaatgtgttaaaactGAGCGAGTCGGCCATTTTACTGAAACAACCGTTAATTAAAACTAGCTATTCTCACAGCTCggtgatatttatttaaattcaaacattatgtacattatCAGAAACGCTTTTAAACTGAATCATGTGAAGGTTTACTTACTTTGTTCGAGTATCTGTTGATTTAATGTTTAATCTAAAGCAGCTTTATTAGCCGCTCGGCTCAcgcgctagctagctagcttaactGACTCAACTGATCCCTAAAAGCTAGCTGATCAAAGAAACTTCCGGTAAAGTCGTTATttataataatggtaataataatccCCTCTTCCTTAATTTATAATTTCGAGAAAAACTAGCGATTATCTACCTATACAGCTAACTACACTGCCCTGTCGGTCTTCTCTCTTCTGGTTCATCACAAAATGGTGCGAACGGCTGCGACATGGGAAAATGGAGGCTAAACCCCACCCACTGTGCGCTCTTCTACGCTGTGATTGGCTGGAGGGTCAGCTCAAAACCAGTTCTGATTGGACAGTTGAGAAGTCGTTCACGTCACTCTTTGGCAacagtttaaaaacaacattttaatgcgtttttagcatatatatatattcagcgTGTCGTTTCGGAATTTACGTTACGATACAAATGTACAACTGTTCTAAATTTCCTCCCCCTTTCTTCACGTACAGAACGTTGAAGTTAGCGAGCACACGAGGTGGGGTTTTGTCGGGATTTTTCGGGATTTTTCGGGATTTTGTCGGGATTTTCACCACAATCTCGCGAGACTTCATAGGCAAGCCACACAAGACGCAGGCAAGATGGCGGCGCTCGCAGTGGTAGAAACTCCGTCAGGAAAAGATGCCATTGCGGAAGGGCTTATGGATCTGTTGAAACCAGCAGTGCAGCAGCTTGATCTACATGTGCATGCAGTGcggtaaataaatacataaataaaatttggaGCTACACCCACGAATACAGTGTTACCCCAGGACTCTGacgttttgtttattgtttacttgtttattgtttacttgGCTCTTTcgaataatgtttttaattctgCACACAGGGAGAGTCAAGTGGAGCTCCGAGAACACATTGACAACTTGGCAACTGGTGACTTTATTCATACAAACACTGctgactgtgtttatttgaatgactgaatgcttctatatttatttatttatttatttatttatttatttaataacacatttcatttcagagCTGTGTAGAATTAATGAACACCAGAAAGTCGCCCTGGACTTGGATCCCTATGTGAAGAAACTGCTCAATGCCAGGCGCAGAGTGGTTCTGGTCAATAACATCCTACAGAATGCACAAGTAAGTAAGTCGgtatgtttatatacagtacagtacacctCAGCTCCTTCTTTCATTACTTTAAAAGCCTTGAGTTATCATACTGTTTCTAACACGCCCATGTTTACTTCCCCTCGTGACTCGGCAGCGAGACGTGACCCCGAGCCCGCTGTCAGAACTGTTACAGGAAGTTGCACTAGATCACAATTAGAGAAAAGTCGAGTCGTTTAAGTTGGTTCATTTACATGATTTTGTTCAGTTTTAACCAAACGTGCACTCTGATCACGCGTCTGTCTGAAGTGTTATTTCACGATCTGCTTCTATGTctgtatttagaaaaaaattcttctttttttttttttttttttttttacgggaTTGGGTAAGAGTGTGTTGAAATCGTAGGGGCCAGGGGGTCTGAGATTGCAAGGAAACCCCAGTCATTTGTAAATCTTGGGCTTCCCTGATGACTTATCCACCACTCTTATTTCCACTTATCGTTACAGGAACGCTTACGGAGGTTGAACCATAACGTGGCGAAGGAGACGGCGCGCCGGAAAACCATGCTTGAAACGTCCGGAGCGTTTTCCACTCGGTCTCCTAGCAAGCCGTGATGAGCGGCAGCTAAAGAATGGACTGCACGATGAAGACGCTGTGTGCACTATTCCATGAAATGTTCCTGTGTATAATCACAGATGCGGTGGTCTATGCACAGGATCGGCTGATGTACAGCACTGAGGCCTGGGCTCGTTTAGAAGCAGCCAGAGAGCCTGCCTTGTACTGAgagctgttttttaaaatatatacatatatatttgcaCAAGAAAATCACGAGTTTAGTATGCGTAATGATTAATAGCCGTGATTAACGATTAATAATGAATGCCTCTTTCATATGCAAATGGCTTGAACTCTTCTGATATATGTTTTCGTCACACAGTACAACTGTTTGTATCTTTAAATCCCAGAAAGCATGATCGTATGTAAGAGAATtggtagattttttttcctcaactaAGCGGTAGCTAACCTCAGGCTGATTATCGTAATCATTTTGCAAACCAGTAGGCGAGCTCGCTAGCAAGCTAGCTTAATAAAACACTTATCCAGATGTGCTGACTAGCATTACACTAGCTACTATGTTGTGTAGTCatgcttgagagagagagtgtaagtaGAGTACATTCCAGTTTATTATTAAACCAGACTGCACACATCAGCGTGCTGAGTTTTTTTAAAACGTCGTCCAGGAGAAACGCTACACATCACGTGTTCGTCATTGGTCTTACTAAAACAGCAGCCATTTTAAGAAACGTGGAAACGACACACTGTCGCACACAatgtgtgaggaataaaacactcgggctCGTGCTGTTGCTGTAAGCACGTCGGAGGTGATGATTTTTCATGCAGTGGctcatcctgaagtgtttcattcctcttacaccacagaaaTTCGCCGATTTTCATTATGAtcgtctttatttattaaagaatgagcTGTATTGTTATTTGTCCGTTTGTAGCTGTGATTGGTTTCTATAAAGCAGCTTTAAGCAGTCTTTCCCCTCAGCAGCCTCTCTATTTTCTCTTACGTTATGTTAATAAGCCCCCAAAAGAACACACGTGAAACCGTAAAGTGCTCCCTCATGAACACTATGCTGTGGTGGAAAGCATTACGAAGAgcattacaaagtgctgacactggagactccttccataaatgttaaataaaaaacgtCTTGTCACAGGAACCTGAACGATATCAACATTCATACCGTAcgtctattgtttgttttttatgaaTCCCTTTATTATTACtcatagattattattattattatgtggtgTGTCCAATATACACATTTTGCGTGGAacctgttaccatagaaaccttaatgatttagaacgagcacattaatgtaaacctgtgaggtgcagagctgctgttataggaaatgaatcaacacctttttgGCCCTGTGGCTGATTCTCTTGATGGATTTCAGTGTTGGGAAGATAATAGATTTGGGGGAGTGTTATGTAGGATTTAAGTAAACCCACTTTACTGCATTGAACCCTTACATAATGATGCAGTAGATGTACAGGTTTGAAAATATGACGGTTTTAATTAGGAGTCTGGGGCGCACcgttcgcctcatacctccaggttgggggttcgattcccaccatggccctgtgtgttcgcatgttctccccgtgctgcgggggtttcctccgggtactccggtttcctcccccagtccaaagacatgcatggtaggctgattggtgtgtccaaagtgtccgtagtgtatgaatgggtgtgtgagtgtgtatgtgattgtgccctgcgatggattggcaccgtgtccagggtgtaccccgccttgtgcccgggatagactccaggtttgcctgtgaccctgaagaggataagcggtatagaagatggatggatggatggaaattagGAGTCTAGTACAAATCCTGCTTTTGTTAAATTGTGAGAAATACCAGCTGCTTTAATAGTGCTTAACTGTCCTTATATATGTTTAAAGACAGTTAAGCACTATTAAAGCAGCTGGTATTTCTCACAATTGCTTGCAGGACCTTTGCGGGACTCTCTAGACCTCCTGATAAAGGTCTAGAGAGTCCCGCAAAGGTCCTGCAAGCATTTTAGCCATTTCTTGGGCTTTAAAAAGCATTAAACAATTTATTACAGACTCTTATAATACAGGttattatacagggtgtcccaaaagtctccatgcataggggactatgtacaGTACACCAGCACCATATTGGTCAAGCCTTCAACAGTGGATGTTAGCGGACGTTCACTTCTCGgttcttttcagtaacacttaaTTTTCCAGCCCCCGTCCCAACGTTTTtcgagacgtgttgcggccatcgaattcaattacctccccccctccccttaaaatggtacgtttcttcagtttaaacatttgatatgttttctatgttctattgtgaataacataggGGTTCATGAGagtttgcaaatcattgcattctgcttgtatttacactttacacggcgtcccaactgtttttttttgtttgtttttttaaattggggttgtatatgcATACCCTAAAAACTCCTATGTATGAAGACACCCTTTTTGGGCCACCCTGTACAGTATCTCGCAGCATCTGTGCTACtgttaatgacatttttaaaatgaagtgtTTAGGATACAGCGCTTTAATATCACCTGTAAATGGAGTTTTTGCGTCTCGTCAgacttgttttatgtttttattcaggTGTGATGACATTTCTGTCAGTTTTACTGAAGACGGTCGTGGTAGTACGTGGTGCTTTACAAATCAACCGGGgtgaaaatatgtatataaaaaaacattatgaaatAATCGAGAAACAAACATGAAATACGTGGGGATAAAACGTAGGTTACGTTCTGGTGTAATACAAAGAGctgtaatacatttattaataaggaaatgtttaaaagatatataaaagggggggggggaaagataGAAATGCAATGGAGTGATAGTGCAGTACTGTCCCTGAGAGCTAAAAAATCACAAGCCTGACTCCCCTGGCTGGCTCATGTTTAATAATCGAGAGAGTTCTGTGAATAATTAAGGCTTAAAGCATCAAAACTAGGAAAGTGgagaatgaaggaatgaagcaGAGCTGCATCTGCCTGGCCGACTGCTGTGTAATTAAATCAGCAGTGAAATATCAGCTATGTGCTTCTCctgtttaaataatgaatgtttTGTAATTGGAGAGGCTGGAAGGTGGCTTGAGCTGACCTCGACTCTCGGTTTCAAGGATGCAGCTTAGGAGTGGATTTATAAAGCAGGTTAAAGATCAAGAGGAGGAAGTCATTAAGGGATGAAGGTGGAGGTCATGTGGTGCTTGTCCTGAACGTGATTCTGATGATGATAGATTGAAGACGGCTGAAGAACAAGGACTTGAGTAGCTGTTTCACACTGATgccacactcaaacacacacgttTGTGGTACGGTACATCAAATAAAGAGCAGTGGTTCTGATATTATGTCCAAAATCCTGTCTGATATTCTAGCAGTATTATGTAATAATGTTTGAAAGAGTAGTGCAGAATGTCCAAATGCATTAGTGTTAGTGTCTGAATAGTGCACTCTATAGCTGTtacagaatacccataatgcactattctgctattatatatatatatatatatatatatatatatatatatatatatataaactcagaAGGGAAAATGTGCACTGGCTATAGTCCAGTGAAGTTTTCATACCCCtaggacaaaatgaagaaggTGGATTGAATGatatcagttcaaaagtttgtttccttttctgaaacacacacacacacacacacacacacgcacacacacacacacacacacacacacacacacactcactcagggAGTTGTATCTGCTAAATGTCAAATTGGATCTGGACCAAATCATTTCTTCTATTTTAAATCACTTCTATTTTAGTCTAATTGTGTGTCATCTATTTTCCCTCCTAAATTTGTATACGAAGACAGAGCTACACTTTCAGGTTTAAAAATGTAGTTTGTAGTTTTGGGGAAACAACTGGCAGTGATCTGTTTGGGAAttaaaagagtcgactctttaaAGGGATCAGTGATGATTGAGTTTCTTTGAAAAGTAGCGAGGTGTTGAACAGTTGACGTAATCAATACGCGAATAGCAGCAACTTGGGCTCGTATCGATTTTTTTTAACCGAGTCGTTTGGGAGTCAAAAGAGTCGGTTCTGAGCCGAGCCGACTCTTTCGAGCCTAAACGACTCATTGACAAATACCTAGACTTATTGACAAATACTCCCCCCCCCTTCTCAGCAAAAAACAAGCCCAAGTTGCTGGTGTTTGCGTGTCGATGATGTAAACTGTTCAACACCCTTGTCTACTTTTGCAAGCAACTCAATCGCCACTGATCAGTGAAAAGTGTGAACTCGTTTAATTCCCAAACGGCTCACTGCCAACCCCTGATGaatctgtatttaaaatgtgaGCCATGAACTTTTCTTCTCAAATCAGCCAAAACAACTTTTGGGTTATTTTTGGAATCTTTTAAGGAGCCGAAAGAGTCGGTTTTTGTCTGGTGAGCCGGATCACTGAAAAGAGCCGAAATCCCCATGAGAGAGATTAGTGAGacagggatgatgatgatgatgatgagtgggCAGGGTcatgtgggtgtttttttttgatgaaggtgtgtgtgtgtgtgtgtgtgtgtcgagaGGTAGGGGGATTGTGTATCGGGTAATCTCACTGGCGCCACCTTAATAAAACACGCAGTCGCGCCGGAGTGTCAATAAAAATGAAGCCGCGCCGCACAGACCCTGAAACGCggctctctgattggctgagcggCCGCCGTCCCTCCGGAGACCGCAGCTTCCTCATTGGCTGGCGCCTGGCGAGACGCTCACGCGCACCGTGTCGGCtcgctttattttttttgttgttatcgTACcggaggagagcgagagagagagagagagagagcgagagagagagagcgagatgctGGAGGAGGCTGGGAGATTCATATCGGCGTGGACAGAGAGCTGATGTGACAGCGGGGAGGGGGGGAAGCCGAAAACTTGGATTTCTACCTCACT carries:
- the snapin gene encoding SNARE-associated protein Snapin, coding for MAALAVVETPSGKDAIAEGLMDLLKPAVQQLDLHVHAVRESQVELREHIDNLATELCRINEHQKVALDLDPYVKKLLNARRRVVLVNNILQNAQERLRRLNHNVAKETARRKTMLETSGAFSTRSPSKP